In Syntrophaceae bacterium, the sequence TAATCTTTAATACCTTTTCGTAGGTCTCTTGCGCTTTGGCCAGGTTCTTTTGACTTTCATCGATCATCCCGAGAGCCATGAGGGCTGAAAGGTTGTTCGGTGTCTTCTTGATAACTGCCTCATATTCTGCCTTTGCCTTGTCCACCATTCTTTGCTGAATATAGAAATTACCAAGGGCGGTTTGCAGCGAGGGCAGGTTGGGGGCAAGCTCGACTGCTTTTTTCAGGTTGGCTTCCGCTTTTGCGACATCCTTGCTGGCTGCATAAAGCCCCCCAAGCAGATTGTAAAAAAAGGGATTCTTTGGACTGATGCTGATCTGTTGTTCCACTCTCTGTATGGCCTTTTGGGGTTCTCTTCGGCTCATATGAACCGAGACGATGAGCTGCAGAGGATCCAAGGCATTGGGATGTAAAGAGATGGCCTTTTCGAACTTGGCCAAGGCGTCCTTTTCTTTCTTCTGAATCAGGAGTATCCGACCCTGCTGAGTATAACCGATAGGATTATTGGGGGCGATCTTGACAAGATTCTCGAATACCTTGGTTGCCTCTGGAAGATTTCGTTTCACCAGATAGCTATTGCCGAGCAGAAGGTGGGCCTCCATGCTCCTCGGATGGGAGTTCAGCACAGCCTTGATATCGTCGATGGCATGGTCGGCGTTACCTTCCCGAAGGTAGATCTCTGCCAGGAGTAGGCGTGGTTTTTCCATCCTGGGATTCAGTCTGACAGCCTCTTCCAATGAAGCCTTCGCCTGTTGCACATTCCGGTTTCCGAATTGGGCCATGGCGATCAGGTAATGGGTTAAGGCATCTTTGGGATTATCCTTGGCATAGGCCTGAAAAAGATTCAGCGCCTCGTTATACTGATTGCGGCTCAACAGGATTCTTCCCTTGAGGAGCATTGCCTCATGGCTTTTGGGATTGATTTTCAGAATGTCTTCCGTCCATTTCAATCCCTCGTCAAATTTCTTTTCCTGGATGTAGAAATCGGCCAATCTCGCGAGAGCCTGAATATTTTTTGAGTCTTTTGACACGGCAGCCTTGAAGGATGCCTCGGCCTTGTCTTTCTTGTTCCAGGCAAAATAAAAATTCCCCAGATGAACCTTCAGGGAAGACTCGTCGGGTGAGAGTTCGGTTGCCCTGATAAACTGTTTTTCCGCCTCCTCCGGTCTGTTTACTGCCGCATAATAATTCCCCAGCATCACGGCCGCTTTGGCTTCTTTCGGCGCAATCCGTGTCGCTTCGACATACTCACGCTCCGCCAAATCCTTTTTGCCCGTTCGCAGATAGAATTCGGCCAAGGCAAAACGTGCCTTCAGTTCTTTTTCGTCAACCTTTATGGCCGCTTTGAGCATCTCTTCGGACTGGGACAAATCTTTCTTCAGGAAATAAAGGTTTGCCAGATGTAGATAAGCCTCCAGTTTCTTGTCCCCACCAGTCGCCTTCCGGCTCTCTTCGATGGCCTGATCAAGATTCTTCTCCGTCAGGGCAATGTTACTGAGCAGCAGGTGAGCGGAAGAGTTGTTCGGATCCTTTGCCAGAATAAATTGCGCTTGTTCTCTGGACTTCTTCTGATCCCGGGCCATGAGATATATTTGCCCTAACTGGATCCGGGCATCGATCAGATTGGGATCCAATTCGACCGCTTTGGACAGAACAGCATAGGCCTCACGGATCATCTTCATCCGCAGGAAGGTCATGCCCAATTTGTAATAGGCCTTTGCATGCTTGGGATCCAACTTGATTACATTCTTGTATTCGATGGACGCTTCCTGCAGTTTATTGCTCTGAAAATACTGTTCCCCTTTTTTCATGTGCCGTTCAATCTTCGCCTCTTTTGTGCACCCTGCCGTAACAAAGCACAAAGACAGGATTATCAGCCCGCAAATGAGAACCAAGGTGTTTTCTCTTTTACAATTCATAGCATATCTCCTTTGGGTGATGCTTTCGGCGATGCATTCGAAATACCTTTTTACTTAATTATTAATGCTGCTGGACATAAATATGTCGTTTTGCTAATACACTAAATCGAACGATAACTCCATACATGAAATATCTTACCCAGGTGGTGTCTAATGAACGTTTCGAAACCCGAAGTGATGAGGCATATCCCTTTTATTCTTGGAGCTCTTGCTGCGTTGGGAATGGATTATGGACCAACGAGAGACCTTTTTGCCTCCAGCTTCAAGAGGGATTATCATACTCTGATCCCCTTTATTCCCCTCATAACGATCTATCTCCTATATCAGAAAAGAAAAGAAATTCGAGATAAAATGCAATATTCGTACAAACTGGGGGCGGCTGGAGTCATTGCCGGTGTTGTCGGTTATGCCATTGTGTTGTTCTTCGGGAGGGGGCTCAATCCGAATGACTATTCGACAATCGTCACCTTGTCTTCCCTGGTGATGTTATGGGGATCTTTTCTCTTTGCATACGGCAGGAAGGCATTTACGGCCGCGCTCTTTCCCCTCCTGTTTCTTCTTTTTGCGGTCCCGGTTCCGGCTTTTATCATGAACGAGATCATCACCTTTCTGCAGATCGGCTCCACGGAGTTCGCTAACCTTCTGCTATGGGTATCGCAAGTCCCTTATTACAGGGATGGTTTTGTATTCCAACTGCCGGGCGTGATCGTCGAGGTGGCGCCGCAATGCAGCGGAATTCGATCGGGGCTGGCACTGTTCATCACCGCCCTGTTGGCCGGTTACCTCTTTCTCGATTCCTGGTGGCGGAGGGTCGTCCTGATCGTCTGCGTGTTTCCGATCACGATGCTCAAAAACGGCATTCGCATCACCACGCTGACTTTGCTGGGTGCTTACGTGGACCCGCGGATTCTGCAGAGCTCTCTGCACAGGGAAGGAGGCATTCCTTTTTTCATCCTCGCGCTGCTTCTGATGGCGCCGATCCTTTTTTTCCTGAAGAGGAGGGAGGGAAAAGCATAATATAAATGCTGATCAGGATGGACAGCCGGCATGGCAGTAGCGGCCATGATAAAAAGTTTTCTGTTTGCGGGTAGAGGGTAGGGTGAGGGTGTGATATTCTGATCTTATGAATTTCAATGTATCGATATCTCTTATTGCGGCGGTGCTGACCACGGGAATTGCCATCCTGGCCTTGTGGCGCGATACCCGTTCTTTCGTTCACCGCATATTTGCTGCCGGAATGGCGGTGTTTGCTCTAGAGGCGGGGCTCAGCGGGCTCGCCTACATGGGACAGTCGCTCAATGAGTTCCTCTATTGGCGGCGATCCCAGTTTCTGCTTGCTTCCCTCCTGCCGGCACTCTGGCTTCTCTTCAGTGTGAGTTTCGCCCGGGCCAATTACCAGGAGCAGATATCAAGATGGAAATGGGTCCTGATTTCCTCGCTGGTGCTCCCCGTTACCCTGGTTGTCCTGTTCGGGCATGGCTTCTTTGCGGGGCCTCTGGTTCTGACGCAGGCACCGACTCTATATTTGCCAATCGGCCCGGCCGGTTACGTGTGGCACCTGCTGTGGGTCATCATTTCGGTGATCATTCTCATGAACCTGGAGCGGACATTTCGTCATGCCACCGGTCATATGCGCTGGCAGACGAAGTTCATGTTCCTCGGGATTGGGGGGATCTTCG encodes:
- a CDS encoding tetratricopeptide repeat protein, producing the protein MNCKRENTLVLICGLIILSLCFVTAGCTKEAKIERHMKKGEQYFQSNKLQEASIEYKNVIKLDPKHAKAYYKLGMTFLRMKMIREAYAVLSKAVELDPNLIDARIQLGQIYLMARDQKKSREQAQFILAKDPNNSSAHLLLSNIALTEKNLDQAIEESRKATGGDKKLEAYLHLANLYFLKKDLSQSEEMLKAAIKVDEKELKARFALAEFYLRTGKKDLAEREYVEATRIAPKEAKAAVMLGNYYAAVNRPEEAEKQFIRATELSPDESSLKVHLGNFYFAWNKKDKAEASFKAAVSKDSKNIQALARLADFYIQEKKFDEGLKWTEDILKINPKSHEAMLLKGRILLSRNQYNEALNLFQAYAKDNPKDALTHYLIAMAQFGNRNVQQAKASLEEAVRLNPRMEKPRLLLAEIYLREGNADHAIDDIKAVLNSHPRSMEAHLLLGNSYLVKRNLPEATKVFENLVKIAPNNPIGYTQQGRILLIQKKEKDALAKFEKAISLHPNALDPLQLIVSVHMSRREPQKAIQRVEQQISISPKNPFFYNLLGGLYAASKDVAKAEANLKKAVELAPNLPSLQTALGNFYIQQRMVDKAKAEYEAVIKKTPNNLSALMALGMIDESQKNLAKAQETYEKVLKINPNFTPAMNNLAYLYAERGGNIDVALNMAQKAKEQAPEDPNISDTLGWIYYKKNVPSRAIVYLKEAAEKYSNQPLIRYHLGMAYYKNGNRDLAKKELSEALRLDPAFSGADEARATLSALK
- the xrt gene encoding exosortase, translating into MNVSKPEVMRHIPFILGALAALGMDYGPTRDLFASSFKRDYHTLIPFIPLITIYLLYQKRKEIRDKMQYSYKLGAAGVIAGVVGYAIVLFFGRGLNPNDYSTIVTLSSLVMLWGSFLFAYGRKAFTAALFPLLFLLFAVPVPAFIMNEIITFLQIGSTEFANLLLWVSQVPYYRDGFVFQLPGVIVEVAPQCSGIRSGLALFITALLAGYLFLDSWWRRVVLIVCVFPITMLKNGIRITTLTLLGAYVDPRILQSSLHREGGIPFFILALLLMAPILFFLKRREGKA